TATATGAGTATTCAAATGTATATTGTTTATTTTCTGATCGTGGCATTAATACCTTTATGGGCGCAGTATCGTGTCAAAAGCACATATTCGCACTATTCGAAGGTGGCAATACGTACTGGCTTAACAGGAGCACAAGTGGCGCGCCAAATTTTGGATGCAAACGGCTTATCCAATGTTCCAGTTCAAGAAACAGGTGGCGTATTAAGCGATCACTATGATCCACGTAAAAAAGCGGTTTTCTTATCTTCCGCAAACTTCAATGGTCGGTCTATTGCTGGAACGGCGGTAGCGGCACATGAAGTGGGGCACGCGATACAAGATGCACAAGACTACACGTTTATGCGTTTTCGTTCCGCGCTTGTTCCAATTACAATGTTCAGTTCGAACGCTTCTTGGGTGTTCTTAATCATCGGGATGTTAGCGACAATTCCGAGTTTAATGTTAATTGGTATTGTTCTGATGGCTATCGGCGTGTTATTCCAGTTAATTACGTTACCAGTCGAATTTGATGCCTCCAAACGGGCTCTAGTACAAATTAATCAATTAGGCTTGGTCGAAGCAGACGAATTACCACAAGCTCGTAAGGTACTTAGTGCAGCCGCAATGACATATGTTGCAGCCATGGCTGTTGCTGTTTTGGAACTTTTGAGATTGATCTTAATTTTTACAGGTATGAATCGAAATTAGTTGTCGAAAAACGCTCTGTTAAATGGGCGTTTTTTGATGGAATAAAGGATGGGATATAAGGTGGATTTTGATGTTATCGTTATCGGTGGTGGGCCATCGGGATTAATGGCGGCAATCGCTGCAGCAGAGAAGAATAAACGGGTTCTACTCGTTGAAAAAGGTCCGAAACTAGGCCGAAAATTGATTTTGTCGGGTGGGGGACGTTGTAACGTAACAAATCGCAAACCTGCGGAGGAAATTATTAAGAATATACCAGGAAATGGGCGTTTTATGTACAGTCCTTTTGCGGAGTTTAACAATGAAGATATTATCGCTTTTTTTGAGAAGCTTGGTGTTGCTTTGAAAGAGGAGGATCACGGGCGCATGTTCCCAGTAACGGACAGCGCACGTTCGGTCGCAGATGCGATGATTTCAAGACTAGGTAAGCTTGGTGTGAAAATTTACATGAAAACACCGGTAAAGCGAGTGAATTATGAAAATGGTGAAGTGGTTGGAATTACACTTGTCGATGGTCAAGAAATCGGCGCGCGTTCCGTGATCGTGGCAGTTGGTGGGAAATCCGTACCGCGAACAGGATCAACAGGTGACGGCTATGCATGGGCAAAAGAGGCAGGACACACGATTACCGAGCTATATCCAACAGAAGTTCCGATCACATCTGCCGAACGTTTTATCAAAAGTAAAGTCTTACAAGGCATCTCTCTTCGTGATGTGGCGCTTTCTGTGTTGAATCCAAAAGGAAAAGCGATTATCACGCATCAAATGGATATGATTTTTACGCATTTTGGTATCTCTGGACCAGCAGCTCTTCGTTGTAGCCAATTCGTGATTCAAGGTCTTAAAAAATTTAACGTACCAGAATTAACGATGATGATAGATTTTTTCCCAGATCTTTCAAAGAGTGAGATAGAGCAACAAGTGATGGAACTCGTGAAAGACAATCCTAAAAAAGCGGTAAAAAATGCGCTGAAATCAGTGATGCAGGAGCGGATGCTTGTATTCCTGTTAGAACGAGCAGAAATTGATATCGATGCAGATTGTGTTTC
The sequence above is drawn from the Listeria weihenstephanensis genome and encodes:
- a CDS encoding BaiN/RdsA family NAD(P)/FAD-dependent oxidoreductase — translated: MDFDVIVIGGGPSGLMAAIAAAEKNKRVLLVEKGPKLGRKLILSGGGRCNVTNRKPAEEIIKNIPGNGRFMYSPFAEFNNEDIIAFFEKLGVALKEEDHGRMFPVTDSARSVADAMISRLGKLGVKIYMKTPVKRVNYENGEVVGITLVDGQEIGARSVIVAVGGKSVPRTGSTGDGYAWAKEAGHTITELYPTEVPITSAERFIKSKVLQGISLRDVALSVLNPKGKAIITHQMDMIFTHFGISGPAALRCSQFVIQGLKKFNVPELTMMIDFFPDLSKSEIEQQVMELVKDNPKKAVKNALKSVMQERMLVFLLERAEIDIDADCVSVSQKKWQTFVDSLKKFTFRVNGTLDFEKAFVTGGGVSVKEVMPKEMQSKMMPGLFFCGEILDINGYTGGYNITCALVTGRLAGINAALR
- a CDS encoding zinc metallopeptidase — encoded protein: MSIQMYIVYFLIVALIPLWAQYRVKSTYSHYSKVAIRTGLTGAQVARQILDANGLSNVPVQETGGVLSDHYDPRKKAVFLSSANFNGRSIAGTAVAAHEVGHAIQDAQDYTFMRFRSALVPITMFSSNASWVFLIIGMLATIPSLMLIGIVLMAIGVLFQLITLPVEFDASKRALVQINQLGLVEADELPQARKVLSAAAMTYVAAMAVAVLELLRLILIFTGMNRN